GACGAAGGGCGCGAAGTAGATGGTGCGGAAGAGGCCCTTGAAGCGCGCCAGTGGCGCGTTGACGAGCAGGGCCGCGCCGAGAGCGACGAGCACGCTGAGCGGACCCCCCACCAGCGCGAAGTAGGCCGTGTTGCGCAGCGCATTCCAGAAGTCCGGGCTCGCCAGCAGGCCGGCGTAGTTCCGGAGGCCCACGAACCGGGCGCTCCCCGGGTCGCCGATGGCGTAGATGTCGAAGTCCGTGAGGCTCAGGAGGAGACCGCCGGCAACCGGCAGCACGAAGAACACCGCGATGAGCACCAGGGCCGGCGCGAGGAAGATCCACGCGGCGGTCTCCTGCGAGGCCGAAAGCCCCCGTCTCACCGCCCCGGCCCCCGCGCCGAATCGCGCGCGAGCAGCCAGCGCCGCTTCGCGAGCACGCGGTCCACGTCTCGATCGAGCCGATCGAGGACCTGGTCCACCGGGGTGCCGCCCCGGATCGCACGCTCGGCGTTCTCGATGACCTTCGTGGCGATCAATTCCCACTCCGGGACCTGCGGCAGGGGAACCACACGGTGGAGCTGCTCCCAGAACGCCCGGGTGTGCGGGTGCCGATCGAGCCCGGCCGCTTGCCACACCTCCCGCCGGGCGGGCAGGTCGCCGGTGAGGTCGTAGAGCCGCCGCTGCTGTTCGGCCCGCGAGAGAAACTCGATGAGCTTCCACGCCTCGGGCTTTCGGGCCGAGGCCCTGAATAGGACGAGGCTTGACCCCCCGGCCAGCGAGACACCGGACGTCGCGCCAGCCGGACCGGGCAGCGGGGCGGTGGCCCACTGGTGCTGGAGCGCCCGGGGCAGCCGGCGCCGGAACTCCCCGAGGTTCCAGGGACCGGTGATCCACATGGCGAAGGTGCCACGCGCGAACTCCTGGTAGGGGTTAGCGACGTCGTTGTTCCCCATCGGTGCCGCGGCGCCGCTCTGGTAGAGGCCGACGTAGAACTCGAAGGCGCGGCGGAACGCCGAGTCGCGGAAAGCCCCGTACCGCGCCGAATCGCGCAGGAGCGGAGCACCCGCCTGGAGCCCGAGGACGACCGGCTGCACCCACTCGTTGGTCGGCAGGAAGATGGCGTGGCGGCCCGGACCGATGACCCGCGAGACCGCCGCCATCGCCTCGCGCCATTCCTGCCAGGTCGTGGGCATCGCGTCGTAGCCGGCGCGGGTGAGGATATCCGTCCGGTAGAACAGGACCCGGGTATCGACGTACCAGGGGATGCCGAACGCGGTCCCGTCGAGCACGTTCGTCCGCCAGATCCCGTCGAAGTACGCGCCGGGATCCACGACCGCCGAGGAGGCGATCCAGGGGTCGAGGGGCTCGAGGGCGCGCAGCGCCACGAATTCCGGCACCCAGGTATTCCCGACTTGCGCCACGTCCGGCGTGGCGTCGCCGACGTAGGCGGTCAGGAGTTTCTCGTGCGCGGCGGTCCAGGGAAGCTGCTGGAGACGGACCCGGATGCCGGGGTTCTCGCGCTCGAACGCCTCGAGCAGCGGTCGGACGCGCTCACCCTCCTGGCCCAGGGCCCAGAAGCGGAGCGTCGGCTCGGCCTCCTGGGCGCGGCAGGCGGCCAGCGCGCCACACCAGACCACGAGTGCGTGGAGCGCGGCTCGCCGCCCGTGCCGCATCACGGCGCCTGGTCGAGCCAGCCGCCGCTGAAGCCGGCGCGCCGGAGACCGCGAACGATGTAGGGGCTCCGGCGCATGTACCTCCAGACGATGTCGGCGCGGTGGTTCGCGATCATCGCCAGGATGGGGCCCTGGTCAATGCCCAGGTAGTCCGTGTCGAACCACCCCTGGCCCGCCACGTAGCGGCCGTGTCTAAGCGGGGTGCTCGGCCACTGCCACGTCGGGTTGAATGCGTCGAAGAACCCATACGTCCCAAACAGCCACGTCCCCTGGCGTTCCCGCATCGCGACCAGCGCGGGGATCGCGATCTCCGGCGCGAACGGGATCGAGCCTCCCGCCGCCGTGGGCGTTACGGTGCCGTCGTCCCGCACCTCCGTGAACGAGGCGCCCCGCGCGGCGTACGTAAAGAACCGGCGCGATGCGCCGCGCACCAGCTGCACCACGTCCGCCGGGCCGTCCGACGCGGACAGGCCCCAGGTCTCCGGACCGAAGCCGGTCCAGCCGTCGGGGTTGGCGATGGCGTAGGCGCGCTGGGCATAGGTCGCCCGCCGGGAGTTCTCGAAGTAGTCGATCCCGCGACCGCGCATGTACGCGTCGCGGATGCCGCGGAAGTCGATCCAGACGTGCGAGTACTGGTGGCCGAACAGCGGCGCGAAACCGACATGTTCGTAGCCGTGGAACCGTCCCCATTGGTAGGTGGCCGTCCAAGCGTCCCAGGCCGTCGAGTCGATCGCGGCGGTCGGGGAACCGAGGGCGAGCACGTAGATGATGGAGCCCTCGCTGTAGCCGCGCCAATCGTACGTGCTGAACCCGTCCTCCGGCTTCCAGGCCAAACCGACCAGCGGCGCGCGGGGCTGGAACCAGCGCCAGTTCGCCCGCCGGTAGAGGGAATCGGCATAGGCACGGATGGCGGCCTCGGTGGCGTCGGCGCCGTCGAAGTACTGCTGGCAGAACAGGGCACCGGCGAGCAGGATCGCGGTGTCCACCGTGGACAGTTCCACAGTGCCGAACCGGTGGCCGTCAGCCATGTCCAGGAAGTGATAGAAGAAGCCCTCGTTCCCTCCCGTGCCCGAGGGAGCCGCCCCTTGCGGGAGGCCGTAGAAGAACCGGAGCGTCGTGAGCACACGATCGGCGGCGGCGGCCCGCGTCACGTAACCGCGCTCGGCGCCGATCGGATAGGCCGTGAGCGCGAACCCGACCGCCGCGATGCTGGAGAAGCTCGGCGTGGGCCAGCGGTCGGGCGTGAGACCCGTGGCGGGGTCGGTGCGCTCCCAGAAGAAGGCGAAGGTCCGCTGTTCCAGGGTGTCGAGGAACGCCTGGGCGCGCGGGGAGGACGGCTCGACGGGACCGGCCGTCGGGCCGTTCCGCGGACAGGCGGGGAGAACCGCCGCCGCGAGAATCAGGCCCGTCAGGGCGCCGCGGGTAGCGAGCGACATCGTCGCGATGATTCGCTTGTAAAGGTAGCCGCTGCGGAGCGCCGGCGCATTGGCCGGCGCCCCGCAAACGGGTAGGGACTAGAATCCGAGGTCGACGCCGACTTGGAGCCGCTGCGGGTCGCTGATCACGCAGCCCGCCCTGCCGTTAACGTCGGTCGGGTTGAACGTGTTGAAGCAGCCCAGGTTCTGGTTGTTGAACGCATTGAACACGTCCAGCGTGAGGCCAAGCCTGTTCCGGGTGACCGTGAACTCCTTGCGGAGCCGCAGGTCCACGTTGGTGAAGGTCGGAGCCGTGAAGGCGCCCGGCCGCAGCGGATTCGGTGGATCGCACACCGGCGTACCGCTGACGACCCGCCGGTCAGAAGGACATCCGAACCGGTCACCCACGTCCAGCCGCTGCCCGCTCGCCACCGTGGCGAGGCCGCTGAACTGAAGGCCCCACGCCCGCCGCGACTCGAGGATCCAGTGGGCCACCGCCCGGTGACGCTCGTCGTTGCGGACCTGACGGGGGTAGTCTGCGGGGTTCGGGAAGCTGAAGTCGTCGTTGAACCCCTGCGTCTCGCGCTTGGCGTAGTTGTAGGCGAGCCCCGCGCCCCAGCTCAGGCCCTCGGTCGCCCGGTGAAACGGCCGGTCCAGCTTGAGCTGCAAGGCGTTGTACCATGTCTGTCCGGCGTTGTCCGCGAACAGGATGGTGCCGAACCCGGGGATCGAGTTGCCCACGAAGCACCCGGCGACGGCGAAGGACCGCTCGGGGCAGGTGAAGTTCAGGTTGGCGAAGTAGAACGTGAACGTATTGTCACTGCGCACGCCCGTGTAGGCGGCCTCGAGCGCCCAGCTCCCCACGAGCTGCCGCACCCCGAGGCTGAACTGGTTGGACATCGGCGGCCTCAGGTCGTTCGGCAGGAGCTTGACCTCACGCGTGTTCGCGGCCACGCCGGTCAGCAGCTGGTCGACGGCCGCCTTCCCGCCGGTCAGGTACGAGTCGTTCCAGTCGATGCGGCCAGGGTCGGTGTCGCCCACGGGTCGGAACCGGATCAGGTAGCTTGGGTGCTGTTCCGCGAACTTCTCCTCGATCGCCTGGTCAAACAGCGTGCGGTCGTAGAACAGGCCCCAGCCGCCGAAGACGGTGGTCCGGCCCGCCCGGTCGACGCTGTAGGAGAAGCCGAGCCGGGGCTGGACGGCGCCCAGGAAGCGGCTCCGGTTGGACCCATCCGTGAAGTACCGGTTCGGATCAAGCGGGATGAAGAGCCGGCTCGCGTAGGCGGTGAGCGAGTCGCGGACGTTGCTGGGCGTCACGTAGTCGTAGTTGAGCATCCCGGACTCGTAGTCCCACCGGACGCCGAGGTTCAACGTGAGTCGCGGCGTCGGGCTCCAGTCGTCCTGGAGGAACAGCCCGAGCTGCGTGTTGTTGGTGCTGAAGTTCGGGTCGCCGCTCTGGAACTGGACGCGCTCCGGGATCTCGAAGTCATTGAACCACGATTCGTACACGAACTGCGGGATCTCGGAGTTGCGCTTGATGATGTCGTAGCTCAGGAAGTCGACATTGCCGCCGGCTTTGACGACGTGACTGCCGGCCCAACCCCACCCCGACCAGGTCACGACGTTACGGAGCGAGAGGCGGCCCTGGGTGAAATCCTGGTTGGAGACGTTGCTGCCGATCTGCGCGCAGCAGCCGAACCCGTAGAACCGGTTCGCGGCGCTCGGGGTCGCCGGCACCGGGTTGTAGTGGTACCGCTGGAAGCTCACCTGCGCCTCGTTGAGCCATGACCCGCCGACGTACTGGTGCCGCAGCAGTGCCGTCGTCACCGAGTTCTGGAACCGGGTCGCGGTCTCGAATGCCGTGAGCCCGCCGAAGTCGCGGATGTCGTGCTCGCCGCGGGTGTTGAGGCTGAACTCGAAGGACGACCGCGTCGAGCGCGCGTACGTCAGCTTGCCGAAGAAGAGGTTGGAGCGGAACGGCGATCCGAACTCGCCGTTCCGGGACGCGAAGTTCACGGTGTCGAGCGCGGGGAATCCCGTCGGCGGCACGATGTTCACGCGGCTCGAGCGATTCTGGTAGTTGCCCTCGTACGAGGCGAAGAGGTGGAGCCGGTCGCGGATGAGGGGACCGCCCACGCTCAGGCCCGTCAGGTACCGCGAGTAGTCGGGCTTCCGTAAGGTCGTATCCCGGATGGCGTCCGCACGCTGGAAGACGCTCTGGGCGAGCAGTCCGCGGTGCTGATAGCCGGTGAACGCGAACCCGGTCCACGTGTTGCCGCCGGACCGGGTCGTCGCGGTGATGATCGCGCTCGAGGCCTTCTGGTACTCGGCCCGGTAGTTCTGGGTCAGGACGCGGTACTCCTGGATCGCGCCGCGGGGGAACGGGTTGCCGCGGCTGGCGTCCTGGCCGGCCACACCGCCCCGCAGGATGTCGTTCTTGTAGCTCGCGCCGTCGATGAAGACGTTGATCTGGTCGGCGCCCTGCGCGCCCGCGGCCACCGTGCGCCGGGTGTCGTCGATCCGGTCGCCCACGAGTCGCATGCCCGGCGCGAGGACGGCGAGGTCGAGGAAGTTGCGGTCGGCGGACGGCAGCAGGTTGATCTGTTCCTGCGTGACGTTCGTGGCTACCTCCGACGTGCGCGTCTCCACCGCGGCCGCGCTCACAGTCA
This portion of the Gemmatimonadales bacterium genome encodes:
- a CDS encoding glucoamylase family protein; protein product: MSLATRGALTGLILAAAVLPACPRNGPTAGPVEPSSPRAQAFLDTLEQRTFAFFWERTDPATGLTPDRWPTPSFSSIAAVGFALTAYPIGAERGYVTRAAAADRVLTTLRFFYGLPQGAAPSGTGGNEGFFYHFLDMADGHRFGTVELSTVDTAILLAGALFCQQYFDGADATEAAIRAYADSLYRRANWRWFQPRAPLVGLAWKPEDGFSTYDWRGYSEGSIIYVLALGSPTAAIDSTAWDAWTATYQWGRFHGYEHVGFAPLFGHQYSHVWIDFRGIRDAYMRGRGIDYFENSRRATYAQRAYAIANPDGWTGFGPETWGLSASDGPADVVQLVRGASRRFFTYAARGASFTEVRDDGTVTPTAAGGSIPFAPEIAIPALVAMRERQGTWLFGTYGFFDAFNPTWQWPSTPLRHGRYVAGQGWFDTDYLGIDQGPILAMIANHRADIVWRYMRRSPYIVRGLRRAGFSGGWLDQAP
- a CDS encoding TonB-dependent receptor, which encodes MITAIRIRFLRAALAAGVALTGLLLPAAARAQTTTGSLHGYVRDPRGAPVASADVRLRNVATGTARAATSNQRGYYILLGLAPAEYELTIRQIGASPQTRRVRIAIGTALEADFTLATAAVALRELTVSAAAVETRTSEVATNVTQEQINLLPSADRNFLDLAVLAPGMRLVGDRIDDTRRTVAAGAQGADQINVFIDGASYKNDILRGGVAGQDASRGNPFPRGAIQEYRVLTQNYRAEYQKASSAIITATTRSGGNTWTGFAFTGYQHRGLLAQSVFQRADAIRDTTLRKPDYSRYLTGLSVGGPLIRDRLHLFASYEGNYQNRSSRVNIVPPTGFPALDTVNFASRNGEFGSPFRSNLFFGKLTYARSTRSSFEFSLNTRGEHDIRDFGGLTAFETATRFQNSVTTALLRHQYVGGSWLNEAQVSFQRYHYNPVPATPSAANRFYGFGCCAQIGSNVSNQDFTQGRLSLRNVVTWSGWGWAGSHVVKAGGNVDFLSYDIIKRNSEIPQFVYESWFNDFEIPERVQFQSGDPNFSTNNTQLGLFLQDDWSPTPRLTLNLGVRWDYESGMLNYDYVTPSNVRDSLTAYASRLFIPLDPNRYFTDGSNRSRFLGAVQPRLGFSYSVDRAGRTTVFGGWGLFYDRTLFDQAIEEKFAEQHPSYLIRFRPVGDTDPGRIDWNDSYLTGGKAAVDQLLTGVAANTREVKLLPNDLRPPMSNQFSLGVRQLVGSWALEAAYTGVRSDNTFTFYFANLNFTCPERSFAVAGCFVGNSIPGFGTILFADNAGQTWYNALQLKLDRPFHRATEGLSWGAGLAYNYAKRETQGFNDDFSFPNPADYPRQVRNDERHRAVAHWILESRRAWGLQFSGLATVASGQRLDVGDRFGCPSDRRVVSGTPVCDPPNPLRPGAFTAPTFTNVDLRLRKEFTVTRNRLGLTLDVFNAFNNQNLGCFNTFNPTDVNGRAGCVISDPQRLQVGVDLGF
- a CDS encoding sugar ABC transporter substrate-binding protein; its protein translation is MRHGRRAALHALVVWCGALAACRAQEAEPTLRFWALGQEGERVRPLLEAFERENPGIRVRLQQLPWTAAHEKLLTAYVGDATPDVAQVGNTWVPEFVALRALEPLDPWIASSAVVDPGAYFDGIWRTNVLDGTAFGIPWYVDTRVLFYRTDILTRAGYDAMPTTWQEWREAMAAVSRVIGPGRHAIFLPTNEWVQPVVLGLQAGAPLLRDSARYGAFRDSAFRRAFEFYVGLYQSGAAAPMGNNDVANPYQEFARGTFAMWITGPWNLGEFRRRLPRALQHQWATAPLPGPAGATSGVSLAGGSSLVLFRASARKPEAWKLIEFLSRAEQQRRLYDLTGDLPARREVWQAAGLDRHPHTRAFWEQLHRVVPLPQVPEWELIATKVIENAERAIRGGTPVDQVLDRLDRDVDRVLAKRRWLLARDSARGPGR